CAGCGTTTAGAAAATAGCATGAGACTAGCACAATATAAAAAGGTAAAGTAAATAGTGGCTAACATCTTAGATTATTAGAATATCCATACATTTATTTTATATGCACGTGCATGATGTACTGCTATTGTTTGAGTTAGGGTGGTAAAGAAAGTGAAGCCAAATGCCAGAGAGATGCTAGAGAAAAAGGAGAACTGAGAAATGATACTGACCAGGACGCAAAAATATCTATTTAGGTAGGTCCACAAAATCCATCAATAAAACTGTGAACATTACATGCATTCGACGTAAAGCAATCTCAAAATATAAGAGGgtctaatttaaaaaaaaaatgaagaggcAACAATCCATATCACATTGCTAACAGCTGCTACGCTTGCTGCTTCACTAGAAGCAACTTAGAACTGCAATGAAACTtctgcaaaagaaaaaagacattACAGTTCCCAGGAATATATAGTTCCAGTGATCCGACTAATAGCTTGGTTGGGTGGAGCACATAGATAAGGCTATAATCAATGTAAGATTGTGCAACAccaaggattttttttgttaagATAATCACCAGTTTATTAAGCAACTAGTGCATACCTGCGTTATTTCAGAAACTGACAGAGACTGAGAAACAGATAGTTTCATACAGTGTTTAAAAGGAAGTATAATATCAACCATCTCATCACTGATACAGGTGCGTGCAAGGAAAAATATGAAGAGATACAACTAGATGGCTATGTAAAAGTGCAGGTTAGGCTACTCACTGATACAAGTGTCATGCTCTCTCATGTATAACATATTGTCACCACCGCAGCTGCACTCGTAGCTTCCCCATGTATTCTTACAGCTGCAACCCTTGCACTGACAGAAAAGTTTCTCTTTGCATTCATCAATATCTGCAAATAGGTAGATtaaaatatatcaaaaaaaattccatGCAAGTCCGAAATTTTCAAAATTGGAATTATAAAACCAGCCAGGTAAAATGTACAGTAAGAACTCCAATGACAGATTATCTGTTCAAACAGAAGTGGACTTGGGTAAACATATGAAACTGTTTATTGTATAATTTTTGGGTGCACGCTGGGTCAGGTTGTATGGTGTTGGATCAGAGATGCCTTAAAGTGGCACCCAAAACAACACAGTTGGGAGAATTATGAGCTGAATTTTCTGGGGTTTAGAGGTGCCAAGAGAAACAAGATGTGACCTTTTCTGTTAGATGGGGTTGATTGGGCACTGTGGCGGACAAGTAACTGTAGGGTTTTTCAGAATGTGCTAGATTCTTCTCCAGCAATCGTTCAGAAATCATATGCTTTTCTTACAGCAACAAAAGTTGATGGTGCAAAACAAGGAGGTCGCTGGGGTGGAAAATCTTCTACTAGACTGCAAGGATGCAGCAGCAGCTTTGGTTGACATTCATTTCATTGTCTTCTGTAGTGGTAGTACTTAGTTGCTGATATGTACAGTTACTGTATTTTGGCTTTGCTCATGGTTTCTGTGCTAGTTGTTATCTCAGTGTCCCAGGGATTTCAGAACTCTTCGTTATGTTTTCAGTGCTTAGATTATAAGGTATTAAATAATTAACCCCATCAAAACCTTTTTTTGctttcaataaaagcagatCCAAGGCCTTTGGTCTAATATACAGAATCAATTTATGCCCCTTAAGAATAATTTTGCACATTCAAGGCTGTAAAAATCTAGTTTGTGAATGATACCTTCACAACTTTTGACTCCATCACCCTTGAAACCTGCTGGACATTTACAATCTTCAGATTCTTTGTTCTGCAGAATTCCAGATTTAGTTTTCACACTGTAAACAAACTGGAAAGCAAAAACTAATGTACCAAGAACATCTACTTACTGAGCAGGCAGATATTGTCTTCCCATTTTTAGTTTCCTTCCAACACCCTCCATTACTGATTTCACACCTGCCAATGCCGGAAGCTGACAATGGCAAATGTCAATCAAAGTTATACTATCAACTAACATATACTCCTTCAagtcataaatacttgacgttttggATAAGATCTAATCAAACTTGTGAGACTTTGACTACCAATAACTTTTAagatatttagtttggaaacatgaaaattatatctatagatttgtcttgaaaaatactttcataatctcATAACTTTATTggattttacaaatatattctaatagaaaagaGTGGTCAAAGGTACACATTGGTGATCGTGTCatgtccaaaacatcaagtatttTTGACCGAAGGGGGTACCTGAAAAGAAGATGCTATTGGGCAAAAGTACAATACTAGCAAGACAAATAATATTGATTTACTACTACTTTTGTTCTCTTCTACTTGTCCTCCTAAAATGTGCATAGTCAATGTTTCAAAACCTCAACATATCTGAGTGCATTCAAGCATTGGAGACCATGCAATGTCCCAATGATAAGTAAAGGAGAACGAAGGTAGTAATATTATAACTGATCAGAAATCGCCATTATAGAAATAACTTGCGCTGATGTAATCCCAGAAGTAAATTCAGAGAGGACCTTCACAATTGGTATATCCATCACCAACAAATTTTACACCTTTCACAGTAGGGCACTCACAAACACGCCCACGGAAGGTATCCTGCATTCTCATATAATGCAATCAGAACTCTCACTATAAAAGAATTGAGAAAGAAGATAAGGTGAAATATCAGCAGCATATGTGGCATCAAAACTGTACCTTGCATGCAGTAACATTATTAGCCTTGTCCAGCCAGCAACCCCCATTGTTATCCAAACACTCATTTGTTTGAACGTCTATATGAAATAAatagaaggaaagaaaagagtaaatgccgCATCTGATAAGATCTAGGAAGACATTTCTGTAGTAAAATAAAAGAACTTACAGACCTTCGCTCAAACAAATAGCAGGCTCAGTTGTCTCCTCAAATCCAGAACATATTGCTTTCAGGACAGCGACCTTGTCCAACTTGCCTGAAGAAAAGCCTAAAATGTGACACAAACAACATTGCACCCAAAAAGATGGTGCTACAAAATAATAGGCAGACCTCTGTATTGCCTGTTGTTGATGACAAGGGTTGGTAGTATTGTGACATCTCCTCTTTTACTATGACCAATCTATATAATAAAAGTGTAGAGCTAAGTATACCATAAATTGAAGCAAATATGCAAGCACATAGCATTAGTCAACAAAAATGTTACTATTTATGCATAAAGTCGTACTTGGGAATCTTGTTCTGCCTTTAGAATTTCGTTTTCCTCATCAGCTTCAGGATCTCCAACACACTTGATTATCTTCTCAATGTCCAATCCTATAAAAAGGGAGTGTCACAGTAATATTTACATGGCAGTAACTTAGTAAATTAGTTTCACGTTACTAAAGAACCACAAAACGATAGAGAACTTAGTAACAAGTGATACATGGAATCAGTACCAAATAGACGTACCAAGTGACTTAATAACATCACTGGCACATTCATGTGTGTATTTCTTCTCCTTCATTGGGCACCTACGTGCGAAGTCATGCACATAGTCCCACCATAACCATGGCTTTCCAGTCTCATTAGCAATCTTGAATACACAAATTTGATGTAGATTTTGAACCACGACATCTTTTCCATCATATCCTTCGCTAAAATCCTGTTCCGGGTCTGGTGCACAGTATCTCCCATGATTGATGCACTGTGATTTGCATTGCTTGCTTCTGACAAAGGCTTCTGGACAATACCATGTAATATAATGAGGAGTAAACTGGGTGTAACCCTTTTTCTCAAGAACTTGTGCAGTTCCTCTAAAGCTCCTCACGAAGTCCATTTGCATATCACATTTAGGACCACATTCATCGTTACTGTTTGTCCAGAATTCATACTCCACACGCTCATCGGGATGGGGAAGAGATTCCCTCCAGTCCAGAAGAACGCTAAGCATATCACCTTTTTCCACAGATTTCTTAAGGTCATCCCCCAATTTCTTTGTTATAAGCACTGAGGGAATAGTGATGTTTTCTAGGTGCTCTTTGCCTTCTTCTGGGTTGTCCATTGTGATTAAAGGTTCCGCCTTGTCATCCACAACAAGAactgctgcagctccagcatTTTGTGCATTCCATGCCTTGATTGTGAAAAAGCAGTCTGTGCATCAGAAAACAGAATGGACTAGAAAATTAGAAGAAGCTTGTTTCAGTCATTATTGAAAAGCCTTGTAATGTGTACCAAAGAGTACTTTTAAGCACCCCAAATGTTTAAATACTTCCATGTTTTACACAGAGAGAATAATAACGATTTTTTTAAAGATCAACAATAACTATTTTCCTGAATCAACTCTACCGTATATGACAGATGGAGGCCTCCTAAACAGATGAATAAGTTGTGAAACAGAAAAGTCTACAGTATCGTACATGTTAATTCCTGTTCCAACTGTAACAAGGAATATTATATTCAATTCTGTTTTATTGAAGTTAGACATCTAATATGAACCTTATTTTTCTTGTAG
The nucleotide sequence above comes from Phragmites australis chromosome 4, lpPhrAust1.1, whole genome shotgun sequence. Encoded proteins:
- the LOC133916153 gene encoding vacuolar-sorting receptor 1-like; translated protein: MMRAPAWWALLLVTALAMANTAMGRFVVEKNSIQVTSPEELKGKYECAIGNFGVPQYGGTLHGWVEYPRSNRKACQSFDQFDISFKPKQAGGRPNFVLIDRGDCFFTIKAWNAQNAGAAAVLVVDDKAEPLITMDNPEEGKEHLENITIPSVLITKKLGDDLKKSVEKGDMLSVLLDWRESLPHPDERVEYEFWTNSNDECGPKCDMQMDFVRSFRGTAQVLEKKGYTQFTPHYITWYCPEAFVRSKQCKSQCINHGRYCAPDPEQDFSEGYDGKDVVVQNLHQICVFKIANETGKPWLWWDYVHDFARRCPMKEKKYTHECASDVIKSLGLDIEKIIKCVGDPEADEENEILKAEQDSQIGHSKRGDVTILPTLVINNRQYRGKLDKVAVLKAICSGFEETTEPAICLSEDVQTNECLDNNGGCWLDKANNVTACKDTFRGRVCECPTVKGVKFVGDGYTNCEASGIGRCEISNGGCWKETKNGKTISACSNKESEDCKCPAGFKGDGVKSCEDIDECKEKLFCQCKGCSCKNTWGSYECSCGGDNMLYMREHDTCISKVATTAAVGWSFLWVIFFGLIFAGVGAYAVYKYRLRSYMDSEIRAIMAQYMPLDNQGGANQHHVAHAGDI